In Leptospira langatensis, a genomic segment contains:
- a CDS encoding aldehyde dehydrogenase family protein, with the protein MSTTATQSTASAPASSGVTAFPAANPKEMQRVFDVQKRHFHQVLKVSKPKDRVKLLKRLLSAVERLTPEIKAAIQKDFRKAPHETDLTEIMPSVGELKDAIRHVKTWMKPERVKTPVSLFGATSTVVYEPKGVTLIIAPWNYPFYLAIAPLAAALAAGNTAIIKPSEFTPETSKLLARLVKETFQEGEVAVFEGDHTVSTALMELPFDHIFFTGSTHVGKIVMAAAAKNLSTVTLELGGKSPAIVVPGANLKRAAKKLVWGKIMNAGQTCVAPDYLLLPEGQTEEFVKHAKEAVKSYYGHSAADVKNNKDFCRLVNQRNFQRVSGYIHEAVEKGGKIVMGGETDSSENYIEPTLLANVPENARIMEDEIFGPVMPIITYKTLDEAVEKVLSRPKPLALYVFGSDSKAINKVLRETSSGGAAVNEVIIHLANPNLPFGGINHSGHGSYHGWWGFKTFSHEKSVFKQAPFSSIEMLYPPYTGFVDRMIQLTKKFFV; encoded by the coding sequence ATGTCCACCACAGCTACCCAATCCACTGCGAGCGCCCCGGCTTCCTCCGGAGTTACCGCATTCCCTGCTGCCAATCCGAAAGAGATGCAGAGAGTATTCGATGTACAGAAGCGCCATTTTCATCAGGTGTTAAAAGTTTCCAAGCCCAAAGATAGAGTGAAACTCTTGAAAAGACTCCTCTCCGCAGTAGAAAGACTGACTCCGGAGATCAAGGCAGCGATCCAAAAAGATTTTAGAAAGGCTCCTCATGAAACGGATCTGACCGAGATCATGCCATCCGTTGGGGAATTGAAAGATGCGATCCGTCATGTTAAGACTTGGATGAAACCGGAGAGAGTAAAGACTCCAGTTTCTCTTTTCGGAGCGACCAGCACGGTTGTTTATGAACCGAAGGGAGTGACTCTCATCATTGCTCCTTGGAACTATCCATTCTATCTTGCGATCGCTCCTTTAGCTGCGGCTCTTGCTGCAGGGAATACTGCGATCATCAAGCCTTCCGAATTCACACCGGAGACTTCTAAACTTCTTGCTAGACTTGTAAAAGAGACCTTCCAGGAAGGAGAAGTTGCGGTATTCGAGGGAGATCATACCGTTTCTACCGCTCTTATGGAGTTGCCTTTCGATCATATCTTCTTCACAGGAAGTACTCATGTGGGTAAGATCGTAATGGCTGCCGCTGCTAAGAATCTTTCCACAGTGACTCTCGAGTTGGGTGGAAAATCCCCTGCTATCGTGGTTCCGGGTGCAAACCTAAAGAGAGCCGCTAAGAAATTAGTATGGGGAAAGATCATGAACGCAGGACAGACTTGCGTGGCTCCGGACTATCTCCTTCTACCGGAAGGACAAACTGAAGAATTCGTGAAGCATGCGAAGGAAGCGGTTAAGTCTTACTATGGCCATTCCGCTGCGGACGTAAAAAATAATAAGGACTTCTGTCGTTTAGTGAATCAAAGGAATTTCCAAAGGGTTTCCGGATACATTCACGAAGCGGTGGAGAAGGGCGGTAAGATCGTAATGGGAGGAGAAACAGACTCTTCCGAAAATTATATCGAGCCTACTTTACTTGCGAATGTTCCTGAAAACGCAAGGATCATGGAAGATGAGATCTTCGGACCAGTCATGCCGATCATCACTTATAAGACCTTAGATGAAGCAGTGGAAAAAGTCCTCTCTAGACCGAAGCCTTTGGCTCTCTATGTTTTCGGAAGCGATTCTAAAGCGATCAATAAGGTATTGAGAGAGACTTCTTCCGGAGGAGCGGCTGTAAACGAGGTGATCATTCATCTTGCGAACCCGAATCTTCCGTTCGGAGGGATCAATCACTCCGGGCATGGAAGCTATCACGGTTGGTGGGGATTTAAGACCTTCTCTCATGAGAAATCTGTCTTCAAGCAAGCTCCTTTCTCTTCTATTGAAATGCTCTATCCTCCTTACACCGGTTTTGTGGATAGAATGATCCAATTGACTAAGAAGTTCTTCGTTTAA
- a CDS encoding phosphoribosylpyrophosphate synthetase: MKDANHSFETVTDAVNSLKAEGYSEDYNLHWGKNNKECRIYVSTSEFKVDRFYRFEGDTDPADEAIVYAISSDTFKEKGILVDGYGIYSEQEVSELVAKLIPT; encoded by the coding sequence ATGAAAGACGCAAACCATTCTTTTGAAACCGTAACCGATGCAGTAAACAGCTTAAAGGCCGAAGGCTATTCCGAAGATTACAATTTACATTGGGGAAAGAATAACAAGGAGTGTAGGATTTACGTCTCCACTTCCGAATTCAAAGTGGATCGATTTTATCGATTCGAAGGAGATACGGACCCTGCTGACGAAGCCATTGTCTATGCGATTTCCTCCGACACATTCAAAGAGAAAGGGATCCTAGTGGACGGTTACGGGATCTATTCCGAGCAAGAGGTAAGCGAACTCGTTGCAAAACTCATCCCCACTTAA
- a CDS encoding DUF3995 domain-containing protein, whose product MDWIKMVGIFTGSVLFFLSLLHIFWALGGRIGYFSAIPEVSGKPAFTPGRSLTLLVALALFGFGMVAFWSGGSLSFENADSQWFALGISFLFLGRAIGDFRLVGFFKKIRSSRFARNDDLLYSPVCVLLSASYFFLGSSALFH is encoded by the coding sequence ATGGACTGGATCAAAATGGTGGGAATTTTCACTGGCTCCGTTCTATTCTTTCTCTCCTTGCTCCATATTTTCTGGGCCTTAGGGGGAAGGATCGGTTACTTCTCCGCAATCCCAGAAGTAAGCGGTAAACCCGCATTTACACCCGGTCGAAGTTTGACTCTTTTAGTAGCTCTGGCACTTTTCGGTTTCGGAATGGTGGCGTTCTGGTCGGGCGGATCCCTTTCTTTCGAGAATGCAGACAGCCAGTGGTTTGCCTTGGGGATCTCATTCCTATTTTTAGGAAGAGCCATCGGGGACTTCAGGCTCGTAGGTTTCTTCAAGAAGATCAGATCCTCTCGATTTGCCAGAAACGACGACCTTCTCTATTCTCCCGTATGTGTATTGTTAAGCGCCTCCTATTTCTTTTTAGGATCTTCGGCACTTTTCCATTGA
- the tpx gene encoding thiol peroxidase, which produces MASVTLKGSPVQLEGKLLEVGTKAPDFTGIGKDLSPKSLKDYSGKVKILVGVPSLDTSVCAMETKKFHERAAKLENGIVTLVVSGDLPFAMNRFCTMEGLDSPNLVTLSQFRDFSFSKAYGIHIADGGLKGLSARAVFVLDKNDVIQYSELVPEIASEPNYEAVIAAAKKLV; this is translated from the coding sequence ATGGCAAGCGTTACTCTAAAAGGAAGCCCTGTTCAACTAGAAGGAAAACTATTGGAGGTCGGTACAAAAGCACCCGACTTCACCGGAATTGGAAAAGATCTCAGCCCGAAATCATTGAAAGATTATAGCGGTAAAGTAAAGATCCTAGTCGGAGTGCCAAGCCTGGACACTTCCGTATGTGCGATGGAAACCAAGAAATTCCACGAACGGGCCGCCAAGCTCGAGAATGGGATCGTAACGTTAGTCGTTTCCGGGGATCTTCCCTTCGCAATGAACCGATTCTGCACCATGGAAGGATTGGATTCTCCGAATTTAGTCACACTATCCCAATTCAGGGACTTCTCCTTTTCTAAAGCGTACGGAATTCATATCGCAGACGGAGGATTGAAAGGTCTTTCTGCGAGAGCGGTATTCGTATTGGATAAGAATGACGTGATCCAATACTCTGAGTTAGTTCCTGAGATCGCAAGCGAGCCGAACTACGAAGCGGTGATCGCCGCGGCAAAAAAACTAGTTTAA
- the ilvB gene encoding biosynthetic-type acetolactate synthase large subunit, translated as METITKEDKAWIYEKKVPKNGAELIVTYLKRREIRNVYGIPGGANLPLYDALHGCGIRHILARQEQGGGFMAQGEARITKKAAVCLASSGPGVTNLITAVADAKSDSIPLVAITGQVPLSLIGTDAFQEIDTYSLSLPITKKNYLVRSIAELIRILPEAFQIAEGGRPGPVWIDVPKDVQAASIPISMAQIEEIWKKEEAGAPKIHNFISESDISKFYSYLENSKRPVLYIGGGVKQSGSEKLILALAEAQNIPVASTLMGLDSFPQTHSLSLGMLGMHGAPFTNMLLAEADLLLAFGVRFDDRATGKLDTFCPNAKVVHIDIDYKEIGKLRKPDFGLCLDLRFFLESLGEFPKREREEWMEKVRSYKERFPLSPVSTEEGYSPDLMVRTCAEFLGPKAIVTTDVGQHQMWVAQYYPFQEQGTFLTSGGLGTMGFGLPCSIGAALASPDRKVICFSGDGSILMNIQELDTLSELKANVKIIIFDNRNLGLVRQQQNLFYGSRYNGSAYPYESKFSRIGRAFGIPSLDLGEEGKTLEDLRSFLTEDGPGVAVIPIHPDLQVLPMVPPGKSNLEMLLG; from the coding sequence ATGGAAACGATCACAAAGGAAGATAAGGCCTGGATTTATGAGAAGAAGGTTCCGAAAAACGGAGCCGAACTGATCGTAACTTATTTGAAACGCAGAGAGATCCGAAATGTCTACGGGATCCCCGGCGGCGCCAATCTGCCGTTATACGATGCTCTGCATGGTTGCGGGATTCGTCATATTCTTGCCAGACAGGAACAGGGCGGAGGGTTCATGGCCCAAGGAGAGGCAAGGATCACAAAGAAAGCCGCCGTTTGCCTGGCTTCTTCCGGCCCTGGGGTAACAAACCTAATTACCGCAGTAGCGGATGCAAAATCGGATTCTATTCCGTTAGTCGCGATTACAGGGCAGGTGCCTCTCTCCCTGATCGGTACCGACGCATTCCAAGAAATCGATACATACAGTCTTTCTCTACCGATCACTAAGAAAAATTATCTGGTACGTTCTATTGCGGAATTGATCCGCATTTTGCCCGAAGCATTCCAGATCGCAGAAGGAGGCAGACCGGGTCCTGTTTGGATAGACGTTCCTAAGGATGTACAGGCGGCTTCCATTCCAATTTCCATGGCTCAGATCGAAGAGATCTGGAAGAAAGAAGAAGCGGGAGCTCCTAAGATCCACAATTTCATCTCGGAATCGGACATTTCTAAGTTCTATTCTTATTTAGAGAATTCTAAACGACCGGTTCTGTACATCGGAGGAGGAGTGAAGCAATCCGGCTCTGAGAAATTGATCCTGGCTCTTGCGGAAGCGCAGAATATCCCTGTGGCTTCTACTTTGATGGGATTGGATTCTTTTCCCCAGACACATTCTCTTTCTTTGGGAATGTTAGGAATGCACGGAGCTCCATTTACGAATATGCTTTTGGCCGAAGCGGACCTACTATTGGCATTCGGAGTTCGATTCGATGATAGAGCCACCGGAAAGCTCGATACCTTCTGCCCGAACGCCAAAGTGGTCCATATCGATATCGATTATAAAGAAATTGGAAAATTAAGAAAACCTGATTTTGGTCTTTGCTTAGACTTAAGATTCTTCTTGGAGAGTTTGGGAGAATTCCCGAAGCGAGAAAGAGAAGAATGGATGGAGAAGGTCCGTTCTTACAAGGAGAGATTTCCTTTGAGCCCTGTTTCTACGGAGGAGGGGTATTCCCCGGATCTTATGGTCCGGACTTGCGCGGAATTCTTAGGGCCGAAAGCGATCGTCACTACGGATGTAGGACAACACCAGATGTGGGTAGCTCAGTACTATCCTTTCCAAGAACAGGGAACCTTTTTGACCTCGGGTGGGCTTGGGACCATGGGATTCGGATTGCCTTGTTCGATCGGAGCGGCTTTGGCGAGTCCAGATCGAAAGGTAATTTGTTTCTCCGGAGACGGTTCCATTTTGATGAATATCCAGGAATTGGATACTTTGAGCGAGCTGAAAGCGAATGTTAAAATTATAATATTCGATAATCGGAATCTAGGACTCGTTCGTCAGCAACAGAATCTATTTTACGGATCTAGATACAATGGAAGTGCCTATCCTTACGAGTCCAAATTCTCTCGGATAGGAAGGGCATTCGGCATTCCCAGTTTGGATCTGGGAGAAGAAGGAAAAACCTTGGAGGATCTGAGATCGTTTCTGACGGAAGACGGGCCGGGGGTAGCAGTGATCCCGATCCATCCGGATCTCCAGGTTCTCCCAATGGTCCCTCCCGGAAAAAGCAATTTGGAGATGTTACTCGGTTGA